A genome region from Nocardia sp. NBC_01730 includes the following:
- a CDS encoding DUF3817 domain-containing protein, whose protein sequence is MVPMGNVFDLSTVAKRFRFIAVLEAISWVFLIVGMVFKRLPEPVLWPVKVFGMTHGIIFVLFVITAIVAARELGWNAKTTVLALLSSIPPFFTVLFEVWAVRAGRLGELSNAVSTDSGAPVSVTS, encoded by the coding sequence ATGGTGCCCATGGGCAATGTCTTCGACCTGAGCACGGTCGCCAAGCGGTTTCGCTTCATCGCGGTGCTCGAGGCGATCTCCTGGGTCTTCCTGATCGTCGGCATGGTGTTCAAGCGCCTTCCTGAACCGGTGTTGTGGCCCGTCAAGGTGTTCGGCATGACGCACGGGATCATTTTCGTGCTGTTCGTGATCACCGCGATCGTGGCTGCGCGGGAGCTGGGCTGGAACGCCAAGACCACCGTCCTCGCGCTGCTGTCCAGCATTCCGCCGTTCTTCACCGTCCTGTTCGAGGTCTGGGCGGTGCGTGCGGGCCGGCTGGGTGAGCTGAGCAACGCCGTGTCCACCGACTCCGGAGCTCCCGTATCTGTCACGTCATGA
- a CDS encoding acetyl-CoA C-acetyltransferase, translating into MTTSVIVSGARTPVGRLLGGLKDFNGSDLGGFAIKAALEKGGITPEQVDYVIMGQVLTAGAGQIPARQAAAAAGIPLDVPALTVNKVCLSGINAIALADQLIRAGEYEIVVAGGQESMSKAPHLLEKSREGFKYGNVTLRDHMAYDGLHDIFTDQPMGALTEQRNETDRISREDQDGFAAASHQRAAAAWKNGVFDDEVVPVAVPQRKGDPVLVSSDEGIRADTTVESLGKLRPAFHKDGTITAGTASQISDGAAAVVVMSKEKAESLGLSWIAEIGAAGVVAGPDSTLQDQPANAIAKACAREGIAPADLDLVEINEAFAAVGVASTRKLGIDPAKVNVNGGAIAIGHPLGMSGARILLHLVLELKRRGGGVGAAALCGGGGQGDALIVRV; encoded by the coding sequence GTGACCACTTCTGTCATCGTCTCAGGTGCGCGTACCCCGGTCGGTCGGCTGCTCGGGGGTCTGAAGGACTTCAACGGTTCCGATCTGGGTGGGTTCGCCATCAAGGCGGCGCTGGAGAAGGGCGGTATCACGCCGGAGCAGGTCGACTACGTGATCATGGGCCAGGTGCTCACTGCGGGCGCGGGACAGATCCCGGCCCGCCAGGCCGCCGCAGCCGCGGGTATCCCGCTGGACGTGCCCGCGCTGACGGTCAATAAGGTGTGCCTGTCGGGTATCAACGCGATCGCCCTCGCCGACCAGCTGATCCGGGCAGGTGAGTACGAGATCGTCGTCGCCGGTGGTCAGGAGTCCATGAGCAAGGCGCCGCATCTGCTCGAAAAAAGCAGGGAAGGCTTCAAATACGGCAATGTGACGTTGCGCGACCACATGGCCTATGACGGACTGCACGACATTTTCACCGACCAGCCGATGGGCGCGCTCACCGAGCAGCGCAACGAGACCGACCGGATCAGCCGCGAAGACCAGGACGGGTTCGCGGCGGCCTCGCACCAGCGTGCGGCCGCGGCGTGGAAGAACGGTGTCTTCGACGATGAGGTGGTCCCAGTCGCGGTGCCGCAACGCAAGGGCGACCCGGTGCTGGTGTCCTCGGACGAGGGCATTCGCGCCGACACCACGGTCGAGTCGTTAGGCAAGCTGCGTCCCGCGTTCCACAAGGACGGCACGATCACCGCGGGCACCGCCTCGCAGATCTCCGACGGCGCCGCCGCCGTCGTGGTGATGAGCAAGGAGAAGGCCGAATCGCTCGGTCTGAGCTGGATCGCCGAGATCGGTGCCGCCGGCGTGGTCGCGGGCCCGGATTCGACACTGCAGGATCAGCCCGCCAACGCGATCGCCAAGGCCTGCGCGCGGGAAGGTATCGCGCCCGCCGACCTGGATCTGGTGGAGATCAACGAGGCGTTCGCTGCCGTCGGTGTCGCCTCCACCCGCAAGCTGGGCATCGACCCGGCGAAGGTGAACGTCAACGGCGGCGCCATCGCCATCGGCCACCCGCTCGGCATGTCCGGCGCCCGCATCCTGCTGCACCTGGTGCTGGAACTGAAGCGCCGCGGTGGTGGCGTCGGTGCGGCCGCGCTCTGCGGCGGCGGCGGTCAGGGCGACGCGCTGATCGTCCGCGTCTGA
- a CDS encoding ATP/GTP-binding protein → MPRRKPRPDRHAGRSRSGGTSLGDVFGRAESGPDGDETYVVRTIPGTRAIKAYRCPGCDHEIAPGVAHIVAWSAHGGEEDRRHWHRGCWNGRQTRRITRRWS, encoded by the coding sequence ATGCCCCGTCGGAAACCACGTCCGGATCGCCATGCTGGTCGGTCGCGGTCGGGTGGCACATCGCTCGGGGATGTGTTCGGGCGTGCCGAATCGGGGCCGGACGGCGACGAGACATATGTGGTCCGCACCATCCCGGGGACCCGCGCGATCAAGGCCTACCGCTGCCCCGGCTGCGATCACGAGATCGCGCCGGGCGTAGCACATATTGTCGCCTGGTCGGCCCACGGCGGCGAAGAGGACCGTCGCCACTGGCACCGCGGCTGCTGGAACGGCCGCCAGACCCGCCGTATCACCCGCCGCTGGTCGTGA
- a CDS encoding DUF2550 domain-containing protein has product MVLLIILVLTLVFLALASTYRLIMLRRGGTAAILRVLPARGGQGWRHGLIRYDEDRLVFFKLTSLKLGPDSTIRRQGIEIGDRRGPRGDEYDIMTDGIAVIAVSERTGGFELALDRDSLTAFLSWVESRPSDRTRRMPGL; this is encoded by the coding sequence ATGGTTCTCCTGATCATTCTGGTGCTGACGCTCGTTTTTCTCGCGCTTGCCTCGACCTATCGCCTGATCATGTTGCGCCGCGGCGGAACTGCCGCGATTCTGCGGGTGCTGCCCGCTCGCGGTGGTCAGGGTTGGCGGCACGGGTTGATCCGTTACGACGAGGATCGGCTCGTCTTCTTCAAGCTCACCAGCCTCAAACTGGGCCCCGATTCCACGATTCGGCGCCAAGGCATCGAAATCGGTGACCGCCGCGGTCCGCGCGGCGACGAATACGACATCATGACCGATGGGATCGCGGTGATCGCGGTGTCGGAGCGGACCGGCGGCTTCGAGTTGGCCCTCGACCGCGACTCCTTGACCGCTTTTCTTTCCTGGGTGGAATCCCGCCCCTCCGACCGCACCCGCCGGATGCCTGGTCTCTGA
- a CDS encoding F0F1 ATP synthase subunit epsilon, translating to MAEMSVDLVAVERLLWSGQASFVSAQTTEGQIGIMPGHEPLLGQLVEGGTVAIVDTDGERIVAAVHGGFFSVTANSVRVLAESAEFAGEVDVEAARRVLADSEASQKQQKAAQARVRAVEQNSNV from the coding sequence ATGGCGGAAATGTCAGTTGATCTCGTCGCCGTCGAGCGATTGCTCTGGTCCGGCCAGGCGTCGTTCGTCAGCGCACAGACCACCGAGGGCCAGATCGGCATCATGCCGGGGCACGAGCCGCTGCTCGGCCAGCTGGTCGAGGGCGGCACCGTCGCCATCGTGGACACCGACGGTGAGCGGATCGTCGCCGCGGTGCACGGTGGCTTCTTCTCGGTGACCGCGAACTCGGTCCGGGTCCTGGCCGAGTCCGCGGAGTTCGCCGGCGAGGTGGATGTCGAGGCGGCGCGCCGGGTACTGGCCGACTCGGAGGCCAGCCAGAAGCAGCAGAAGGCTGCTCAGGCTCGGGTGCGCGCGGTCGAGCAGAACTCGAACGTGTAA
- the nucS gene encoding endonuclease NucS: protein MRLVIARCQVDYVGRLTAHLPMARRLLLMKADGSVLVHSDGGSYKPLNWMSPPCRLNERNGDAELPEGSKALWVVTNKTGEELRITIEDIEHDSSHELGIDPGLVKDGVEAHLQELLAEHVQTLGAGYSLIRREYMTAIGPVDLLCRDADGGTVAVEIKRRGEIDGVEQLTRYLELLNRDPLLAPVAGVFAAQQIKPQARTLAGDRGIRCLTLDYDALRGTESNEFRLF, encoded by the coding sequence GTGCGCCTAGTGATTGCTCGCTGTCAGGTCGACTATGTAGGGCGACTCACCGCCCATCTTCCGATGGCCCGCCGGCTACTGCTGATGAAAGCGGACGGTTCGGTCCTCGTTCACTCCGATGGCGGCTCATACAAGCCGCTGAACTGGATGAGCCCGCCATGTCGGCTGAACGAGCGCAACGGCGACGCGGAGCTGCCGGAGGGATCGAAGGCACTCTGGGTCGTCACCAACAAGACGGGAGAAGAACTCCGCATCACCATCGAGGACATCGAACACGACTCCTCGCACGAACTGGGGATCGACCCGGGTCTGGTGAAAGACGGGGTGGAAGCCCACCTCCAGGAACTCCTCGCCGAGCACGTGCAGACCCTCGGTGCGGGCTACAGCCTCATCCGCCGCGAGTACATGACGGCGATCGGCCCGGTGGACCTGCTGTGCCGGGACGCCGACGGAGGCACGGTCGCCGTCGAGATCAAGCGCCGTGGCGAAATCGACGGCGTCGAACAGCTCACCCGCTACCTGGAACTGCTCAACCGTGATCCGCTGTTGGCTCCGGTCGCCGGCGTCTTCGCCGCCCAACAGATAAAGCCGCAGGCGCGCACGCTCGCCGGGGATCGCGGCATCCGCTGCCTCACACTGGATTACGACGCTCTGCGTGGCACGGAGAGCAACGAATTCCGCCTCTTCTGA
- the glgB gene encoding 1,4-alpha-glucan branching protein GlgB: MKRRDLMLLAAGTHTDPHTVLGAHPHPDGTAVRVLRPHAETVSVRVGGVDHPLKPLGHGVFAAVVPYPDLMDYRIVSTYPGGQTILGADGYRFLPTVGELDLHLIGAGRHERLWEVLGAHPRRYTTLDGAVHGTSFAVWAPNARGVTVIGDFDGWSGNTAPMRSLGSSGIWEVFVPGVEPGTKYKYRVHGADGRTADHADPLAFATEPPPATASVVTESHYVWRDHAWLDRRAATDPTSAPMSVYEVHLGSWRPGLCYREIADQLAEYVQAAGFTHIELLPIAEHPFGGSWGYQVTSYYAPTARFGSPDDFRAFVDRMHAADIGVLLDWVPAHFPRDEWALARFDGTPLYEHADPRRGEQLDWGTYVFDFGRHEVRNFLVANARYWIEEFHIDGLRVDAVASMLYLDYSRAEGEWEPNVHGGRENLEAVDFLQDLNDTVHRHHPGVVTIAEESTTWPDVTRGTDVGGLGFTMKWNMGWMHDTLGFLGRDPIHRSWHHNEVTFSLMYAWSENYVLPISHDEVVHGKGTLWTRMPGDDFAKAGGVRALLAYMWAHPGKQLLFMGQDFGQFREWSHDRGLDWHELENPLHRGVTAVVRDLNAVYRAHPALWSQDTTPGGYAWIEANDHANNVLAFLRYGSDGSVVACVYNFSGSVHGAYRVGLPHAGRWIEILNTDAVHYGGSGIGNLGEVSATEEPWHDRPASATVTLAPNSAVWLRPA, from the coding sequence ATGAAACGGCGCGATCTGATGCTGCTGGCGGCGGGCACCCACACGGATCCGCACACCGTACTCGGCGCCCACCCTCATCCCGACGGCACGGCCGTGCGGGTGCTGCGCCCGCACGCCGAAACGGTGTCCGTGCGCGTCGGTGGCGTCGATCATCCGCTGAAGCCGTTGGGCCACGGCGTGTTCGCCGCGGTGGTGCCATACCCGGATCTCATGGACTATCGCATCGTGAGCACCTATCCGGGCGGCCAGACCATCCTCGGTGCGGACGGCTACCGCTTCCTGCCCACCGTCGGCGAACTCGACCTGCATCTCATCGGCGCGGGCCGCCACGAACGGCTGTGGGAAGTGCTCGGCGCGCACCCCCGCCGGTACACCACGCTGGACGGTGCAGTGCATGGCACCTCGTTCGCGGTGTGGGCGCCGAACGCGCGGGGCGTCACCGTGATCGGTGACTTCGACGGCTGGAGCGGCAACACCGCGCCGATGCGCTCGCTCGGGTCGTCCGGGATCTGGGAGGTATTCGTCCCCGGTGTCGAACCGGGCACCAAGTACAAGTACCGCGTGCACGGCGCCGACGGCCGGACGGCCGATCACGCCGACCCGCTGGCCTTCGCCACCGAACCGCCCCCCGCGACAGCGTCGGTGGTCACCGAGAGCCACTACGTCTGGCGCGACCACGCCTGGCTCGACCGGCGTGCGGCCACCGATCCGACCAGCGCGCCGATGAGCGTCTACGAGGTGCATCTCGGCTCATGGCGTCCTGGCCTCTGCTACCGCGAAATAGCTGACCAGCTCGCCGAATACGTGCAGGCGGCCGGCTTCACCCACATCGAGCTACTTCCCATCGCCGAGCATCCCTTCGGCGGTTCCTGGGGCTATCAGGTCACCTCGTACTACGCGCCGACAGCACGATTCGGTTCCCCGGACGACTTCCGCGCTTTCGTCGACCGCATGCACGCGGCGGACATCGGCGTGCTGCTGGACTGGGTTCCCGCGCACTTCCCGCGGGACGAATGGGCACTGGCCCGCTTCGACGGAACCCCGCTCTACGAGCACGCCGACCCGCGCCGCGGCGAGCAACTGGACTGGGGCACCTACGTTTTCGACTTCGGCAGGCACGAGGTGCGCAACTTCCTCGTCGCCAACGCGCGCTATTGGATCGAAGAGTTCCACATCGACGGCCTGCGCGTCGACGCGGTCGCCTCCATGCTCTACCTGGATTACTCACGTGCCGAAGGAGAGTGGGAACCCAACGTGCACGGCGGCCGGGAGAACCTGGAGGCCGTCGACTTCCTGCAGGACCTCAACGACACGGTGCACCGCCACCATCCCGGCGTCGTGACCATCGCCGAGGAGTCCACCACCTGGCCGGACGTCACCCGCGGCACCGACGTCGGGGGGCTCGGATTCACCATGAAGTGGAACATGGGCTGGATGCACGACACCCTCGGGTTCCTCGGACGTGACCCGATCCACCGCTCCTGGCACCACAACGAGGTCACCTTCTCACTGATGTACGCATGGAGCGAGAACTACGTGCTGCCGATCAGCCACGACGAGGTCGTGCACGGCAAGGGCACACTCTGGACCAGGATGCCGGGCGACGATTTCGCCAAAGCGGGTGGTGTGCGGGCGCTGCTGGCCTACATGTGGGCCCACCCCGGCAAACAGCTGCTGTTCATGGGGCAGGACTTCGGCCAGTTCCGCGAGTGGTCGCACGATCGCGGCCTGGACTGGCACGAGCTGGAAAATCCACTGCACCGGGGCGTTACGGCGGTGGTGCGCGACCTCAACGCTGTGTACCGCGCCCATCCCGCCCTATGGAGCCAGGACACCACACCGGGCGGCTACGCCTGGATCGAGGCGAACGACCACGCAAACAACGTGCTGGCGTTTCTGCGTTACGGCTCGGACGGGTCCGTGGTCGCGTGCGTTTACAACTTCTCCGGCTCGGTGCACGGCGCATACCGCGTCGGCCTCCCGCACGCAGGCCGTTGGATCGAAATTCTCAACACCGACGCCGTCCACTATGGCGGCTCCGGCATCGGGAATCTAGGCGAGGTATCGGCCACCGAGGAGCCGTGGCACGACCGTCCGGCGTCGGCGACGGTCACGCTCGCGCCGAACAGCGCGGTCTGGCTGCGCCCGGCCTAG
- a CDS encoding cob(I)yrinic acid a,c-diamide adenosyltransferase, with translation MSVHLTRIYTRTGDDGTTGLSDFSRVAKTDARLVAYADCDETNAAIGVAIALGQPEEGMLTVLRQIQNDLFDAGADLSTPVVAEPKYPPLRVTQPYVDRLEAWCDEFNAGLPTLNSFILPGGTPLAALLHTARTVARRAERSAWAAIEAHQEDTGVLPAKYLNRLSDLLFILSRAANPGGDILWKPGGDRRST, from the coding sequence GTGAGCGTGCATTTGACGCGGATCTATACGCGGACCGGCGATGACGGAACCACGGGGTTGAGTGACTTCTCCCGGGTCGCCAAGACCGACGCGCGCTTGGTCGCCTACGCGGACTGCGACGAGACGAACGCCGCCATCGGTGTGGCGATCGCACTCGGGCAGCCGGAGGAGGGGATGCTCACGGTGCTGCGGCAGATACAGAACGATCTGTTCGATGCGGGCGCGGACCTCTCCACACCTGTGGTGGCAGAGCCGAAGTACCCGCCGCTGCGCGTCACCCAGCCGTACGTCGATCGTCTCGAAGCTTGGTGTGACGAGTTCAATGCCGGACTGCCCACGCTGAACTCGTTCATTCTGCCTGGCGGGACGCCGCTTGCGGCACTGCTGCACACGGCGCGCACCGTTGCCCGCCGCGCGGAACGTTCCGCATGGGCCGCGATCGAAGCGCACCAGGAGGACACCGGCGTTCTGCCCGCCAAGTACCTCAATCGTCTATCCGACCTGCTGTTCATCCTGAGCCGAGCGGCAAATCCCGGCGGCGATATCCTGTGGAAGCCTGGCGGGGACCGGAGGAGCACCTGA
- the murA gene encoding UDP-N-acetylglucosamine 1-carboxyvinyltransferase has product MERFLVTGGNRLVGEVTVGGAKNSVLKLMAAALLAEGTTTITNCPDILDVPLMGDVLRGLGCDVGIDGGVVTITTPAEPKYHADFPAVTQFRASVCVLGPLMARCKRAVVALPGGDAIGSRPLDMHQAGLRLLGATSEIEHGCVVARADELQGAKIRLDFPSVGATENILMAAVLAEGETVIDNAAREPDIVDLCHMLVQMGARISGAGTSVLTIQGVERLSPTTHRVIGDRIVAATWGIAAAMTIGDVRVTGVNPKHLSLVLDKLRSAGARISFEQDGFRVIQAERPRAVNFSTLPFPGFPTDLQPMAIGLAAIADGTSMITENIFEARFRFVEEMIRLGADARTDGHHAVVRGIPRLSSAPVWSSDIRAGAGLVLAGLVADGTTEVHDVFHIDRGYPNFVEQLQSLGGQVERVGAAD; this is encoded by the coding sequence ATGGAACGGTTTTTGGTTACTGGCGGGAATCGACTCGTCGGTGAGGTCACGGTGGGGGGCGCCAAGAACAGCGTCCTCAAGCTGATGGCGGCTGCGTTGCTGGCCGAGGGCACCACCACGATCACGAACTGTCCGGACATCCTCGATGTGCCGCTGATGGGCGACGTGTTGCGCGGTCTCGGCTGTGACGTCGGGATCGACGGCGGGGTGGTCACCATCACCACTCCCGCCGAGCCGAAGTACCACGCGGATTTCCCCGCGGTGACCCAGTTCCGCGCGTCGGTGTGTGTGCTCGGTCCGCTGATGGCGCGGTGCAAGCGCGCCGTCGTCGCGCTCCCCGGCGGGGACGCGATCGGTTCGCGCCCGCTGGACATGCATCAGGCGGGCCTGCGGTTGCTCGGCGCGACCAGCGAGATCGAGCACGGCTGTGTGGTCGCGCGGGCCGACGAACTGCAGGGTGCCAAAATCCGGCTGGACTTCCCCTCCGTCGGCGCGACCGAGAACATCCTCATGGCGGCGGTGCTCGCCGAGGGGGAGACGGTGATCGACAACGCCGCGCGCGAACCCGACATCGTCGATCTGTGCCACATGCTTGTCCAGATGGGCGCGCGGATCAGCGGCGCGGGTACCTCGGTGCTCACCATCCAGGGCGTCGAGCGGCTGTCGCCGACGACCCACCGTGTGATCGGCGACCGCATCGTGGCCGCGACCTGGGGGATCGCCGCGGCGATGACGATAGGTGACGTACGGGTGACCGGAGTCAACCCCAAGCATCTTTCGCTGGTGCTGGACAAGTTGCGTTCCGCGGGTGCGCGGATCTCATTCGAGCAGGACGGCTTCCGTGTGATCCAGGCTGAGCGCCCGCGTGCGGTGAACTTCTCGACGCTGCCGTTTCCCGGTTTCCCGACCGACCTCCAGCCGATGGCGATCGGTTTGGCGGCCATTGCCGACGGCACCTCGATGATCACCGAGAACATCTTCGAGGCGCGTTTCCGGTTCGTGGAGGAGATGATCCGGCTCGGCGCCGACGCGCGGACCGATGGGCACCACGCGGTGGTGCGCGGTATTCCTCGGTTGTCGAGTGCGCCGGTGTGGTCTTCCGATATCCGGGCCGGTGCCGGTCTGGTCCTCGCCGGTCTGGTCGCCGACGGAACCACGGAAGTGCACGACGTTTTCCATATCGACCGCGGCTACCCGAATTTCGTCGAGCAGCTGCAGTCATTGGGCGGTCAGGTGGAGCGTGTCGGCGCAGCGGATTGA
- a CDS encoding tetratricopeptide repeat protein: MSGAVDLSSLKQPAAGAGGAAGGDYSVTEADFETKVLRRSTQVPVVVVLYSQRSPGSVELVRTLERLVAADGGAWDLAAVEAEANMRIAQALRVQGIPTVIAIAGGQPLADFEGAQPEPQVRQWLNAVVDAVAGKLESNGEPQPAEDPRFTAAEAALEQGDLAGAEAAYEAILAAEPANEEARAALRQLRFLGRAQQIPESAIATADADLSNVDAALDAADLELFHQRPEAAFDRLIAVVKRTAGDERTKARTRLLELFELFDQAESFVVAARRKLAAALY; encoded by the coding sequence ATGTCCGGTGCGGTTGATCTGTCCAGTCTGAAGCAGCCCGCCGCTGGTGCGGGTGGTGCGGCGGGCGGCGATTACTCGGTCACCGAGGCCGATTTCGAGACGAAGGTGCTTCGCCGCTCGACGCAGGTTCCGGTCGTCGTCGTGCTGTATTCGCAGCGCAGCCCGGGCAGCGTCGAGTTGGTGCGGACGCTGGAGCGTCTGGTCGCCGCCGACGGCGGCGCCTGGGATCTGGCCGCCGTCGAGGCCGAGGCCAATATGCGGATCGCTCAGGCGCTGCGGGTGCAGGGCATTCCGACGGTGATCGCGATCGCGGGCGGCCAGCCGCTCGCGGATTTCGAGGGCGCTCAGCCGGAGCCGCAGGTGCGGCAGTGGCTGAACGCGGTCGTCGACGCGGTCGCGGGCAAGCTCGAGAGCAACGGAGAACCGCAGCCGGCCGAGGACCCGCGCTTCACGGCGGCCGAAGCCGCGCTGGAGCAGGGCGACTTGGCGGGCGCCGAGGCGGCCTATGAGGCCATCCTCGCCGCCGAGCCCGCGAACGAAGAGGCCAGGGCAGCGCTGCGCCAACTCCGGTTCCTCGGTCGTGCACAACAGATCCCGGAGTCGGCGATCGCGACCGCGGACGCCGACCTGTCGAATGTCGATGCCGCGCTCGACGCCGCCGATCTCGAACTGTTCCACCAGCGGCCCGAAGCGGCCTTCGACCGGCTGATCGCCGTCGTCAAACGCACCGCGGGTGACGAACGCACCAAGGCGCGCACTCGTCTGCTGGAGCTGTTCGAGCTGTTCGACCAGGCCGAGTCGTTCGTCGTCGCCGCGCGCCGCAAGCTGGCCGCCGCGCTCTACTGA
- a CDS encoding rhomboid-like protein, with translation MRTLIMDDGRQIAVAARTTEVCMVVATTADLAPIDSRAPARRRWWRPRLPATAGYLAGLVIVSAIFSVLSDSAQTRMVLHASTNLHNLLNGQVGTLLSSAFVIGDVGAAWILIPLLACLLALAELRFGAMRLVRVFLAGHIGATLLVAAGLWVAVEAGWMPANIRWAEDVGVSYGAMALVGALVAAVPYRWRIAWATVWFIVAAEGVLIGQTFTNVGHLVSFMIGSAVGFFMIRNRATTMHRLTRAESALLAVSAVLAAILLMG, from the coding sequence GTGCGGACACTGATCATGGATGACGGCAGGCAGATTGCCGTCGCCGCGCGGACAACGGAGGTGTGCATGGTTGTCGCGACGACTGCGGACCTGGCACCGATCGATTCCCGCGCACCGGCGCGACGCCGTTGGTGGCGACCGAGATTGCCCGCGACGGCCGGATATCTGGCCGGGCTGGTCATCGTCTCGGCGATCTTCTCGGTACTGAGCGATTCGGCCCAGACGAGGATGGTGCTGCATGCAAGCACGAACCTGCACAACCTGCTGAACGGACAGGTCGGGACCCTGCTGTCCAGTGCGTTCGTGATCGGCGACGTCGGTGCGGCCTGGATCCTGATCCCGCTGCTCGCCTGCCTGCTCGCCCTCGCCGAGCTGCGCTTCGGCGCCATGCGATTGGTGCGCGTCTTCCTGGCCGGCCACATCGGCGCTACGTTGCTCGTCGCGGCTGGCCTCTGGGTGGCGGTGGAGGCCGGGTGGATGCCCGCGAACATTCGCTGGGCGGAAGACGTCGGCGTCAGTTACGGGGCCATGGCACTGGTCGGCGCACTCGTGGCGGCCGTCCCGTACCGGTGGCGGATCGCGTGGGCCACGGTGTGGTTCATCGTTGCCGCCGAGGGTGTGCTGATCGGGCAGACCTTCACCAACGTCGGTCATCTCGTGTCGTTCATGATCGGGTCAGCCGTCGGATTCTTCATGATCCGCAACAGGGCGACCACGATGCACCGGCTCACCCGGGCCGAATCCGCGCTGCTCGCGGTGAGCGCGGTCCTCGCGGCGATCTTGCTCATGGGCTGA
- the mce gene encoding methylmalonyl-CoA epimerase — translation MSNVIDHSSFIPADYVIAIDHVGIAVPDLDVAVAWYAENLGMVETHREVNEAQGVHEAMLSLPCAPDRAAALQLLAPLDAQSTIAKFIDRSGPGLQQLAYRVTDIDAVSAHLREKGLRLLYEAPRYGTADSRINFIHPKDAGGVLIELVEPNASVTH, via the coding sequence GTGAGCAACGTTATCGACCATTCGTCTTTCATCCCCGCGGACTACGTAATCGCGATCGACCACGTCGGCATCGCGGTGCCCGACCTGGACGTCGCGGTGGCCTGGTACGCCGAGAACCTCGGCATGGTCGAAACCCACCGCGAGGTCAACGAGGCCCAGGGCGTCCACGAGGCGATGCTTTCGCTGCCCTGCGCACCTGACCGGGCCGCTGCCCTTCAGTTGCTGGCCCCGCTCGACGCGCAGTCGACCATCGCGAAGTTCATCGACCGCAGCGGACCGGGCCTGCAACAGCTTGCCTACCGCGTGACCGACATCGACGCGGTCTCCGCGCACCTGCGCGAGAAGGGCCTGCGTTTGCTGTATGAGGCCCCGCGGTATGGAACAGCCGATTCCCGCATCAATTTCATCCACCCGAAGGATGCTGGCGGTGTGCTGATCGAGTTGGTCGAACCGAACGCGAGTGTTACGCACTAG